A genomic window from Pseudonocardia broussonetiae includes:
- the mobF gene encoding MobF family relaxase, which yields MAVVPVVMSIASGYSPDYLLREVATGRENYYTGAVSEGEPPGRWWGAGAERLGLSGLVDAQDMRALYEGFLDPRDPGFKDPKKWDEVATLGHTGRKYASEDDLYAAAIEQEPGASAERRAELRVQAGKSARHNVAFYDITFNLQKSVTLVHTAFEAKEVAARRAGDEETAQAWARCRIAVEDAIWAGNNAGLAYMAEKAGYTRIGKHGGAAGRWADAHEWTVASFFQHDSRDHDPHLHIHNAVLNRVQGPDGKWRTIDSRALFKFQRAGAAVAERTTEERLTHALGVVLATRPDGKAREIVGVAQEAMDLISTRRRTLTAKADELISAFEDRYGRAPNGLERDRIAQQATLLTRRSKSHTGETREQLLDRIDERVRADIDGGLAGVADAVLAARETRPAPMEWSPQAVIETALADIQSRKAGWHRGDLSGAINAALPDYLGITDGADVGRLVDTLTEEALKYAIVLDGNRPGDEHLPAELRLDNGSSVYQAPGAMLYATPDQVRTERALVAATATGGGTALPYDRAQRFIQELAESGIELGADQAAAVRGVLTSGARVETLIGPPGTGKSFVVGTIARGWTDPAHTGGESPRRVFGLATSQIATEVLKSEGVIASNVAAWLGAQRRLAAGPGSGGPRPVDGDQAWRLHGGDLVVVDESAMTDTAALAAIHSHVDAAGAKLLLVGDHRQLAAVGAGGGMDLIAQSGASYELAEARRFTHAWEREASLRLRAGDETVLREYHKQGRLIDSGTVEQAEQAAIRGWLGDTLAGRQSLLIVDTNEQAARLSAEVRAELVRLGQVAENGVRLGLQGTYAGVGDLVEARTLDWTVQGVEGNTRPAITRERYRVHVVRDDGALEVAVIRGRTPDGDVLGERMVLPAGYVAEHLALGYASTKNAAQGASVDTSHTVATPRTSPAGLLVPMTRGRDTNTAYVVTLAAVDDAAQGSDTHTLHRDPVAVLAQVLNTTTAADAANRSALATATQAATDAGSTRTAGDLLSDAAQLAATERTATWLDQLAQDGVLDPAERSRIAAEDGAATLTRILRRAELAGHDPKQVLHDAIAERPFDGVRNASNAIYSRIRTEHADQLDPVGDSFTSWTPRVDNPEWRRYLAALAETADQRADQLGAELADTTPDWLTSAIGPAPTDSDARAEWERRAGLVAAYQEMRGHDDPADALGPAPKPGQVEQYAAYRAAWRTLGRPEIEREELEMTDGQLRMWIRAAKREEAWAPRYVGNELAGTRQAAATHRQTAELRATEADANSAERERLQTEAAQARAVAETLDAQAEKLQVIDDARAHFLADNARTLGCGRRCEAELTRRHIDDTEPEQLVTAEEWLAADRHATIEDDQHRAVTEADLIDDYADHIAAAPHDVVVEAPDRDLREIAADEPAPVNEDTVRIPTPDETADDYANATRALAEINARRALDLQQETEHRAAELDRWHADDEAAEAADVDTDDTDSYDEAMPR from the coding sequence GTGGCGGTGGTCCCCGTGGTGATGAGCATCGCGTCCGGCTACTCACCGGACTACCTGCTCCGGGAGGTGGCGACCGGCCGGGAGAACTACTACACCGGCGCCGTCTCGGAAGGAGAGCCTCCGGGGCGCTGGTGGGGTGCCGGAGCGGAGCGGCTGGGCCTCTCCGGGCTCGTCGACGCGCAGGACATGCGCGCGCTCTACGAGGGCTTCCTCGACCCGCGCGACCCCGGGTTCAAGGACCCGAAGAAGTGGGACGAGGTGGCGACCCTCGGCCACACCGGCCGCAAGTACGCCAGCGAGGACGACCTGTACGCCGCGGCGATTGAACAGGAGCCCGGCGCGAGCGCTGAACGGCGCGCTGAACTCCGTGTTCAAGCGGGCAAGTCCGCCCGGCACAACGTGGCGTTCTACGACATCACGTTCAACCTGCAGAAGAGCGTGACGCTCGTCCACACCGCGTTCGAAGCCAAGGAAGTCGCGGCCCGCCGGGCCGGGGACGAGGAGACCGCGCAGGCGTGGGCCCGGTGCCGCATAGCGGTGGAGGACGCGATCTGGGCGGGCAACAACGCCGGCCTCGCCTACATGGCGGAGAAGGCCGGCTACACCCGGATCGGGAAGCACGGCGGCGCGGCGGGGCGGTGGGCCGATGCCCACGAGTGGACGGTGGCGTCGTTCTTCCAGCACGACAGCCGCGACCACGATCCGCACCTGCACATCCACAACGCGGTCCTCAACCGGGTGCAGGGGCCGGACGGCAAGTGGCGCACGATCGATTCGCGCGCGCTGTTCAAGTTTCAGCGCGCGGGCGCCGCGGTCGCTGAGCGGACCACCGAGGAGCGGCTGACGCACGCGCTCGGGGTGGTGCTGGCGACCCGCCCGGACGGGAAGGCCCGAGAGATCGTCGGCGTCGCGCAGGAGGCAATGGACCTGATCTCGACGCGCAGGCGGACGCTGACCGCGAAGGCCGACGAGCTGATCAGCGCGTTCGAGGACCGGTACGGCCGCGCCCCGAACGGGCTGGAGCGCGACCGGATCGCCCAGCAGGCCACGCTGCTGACCCGACGGTCGAAGTCGCACACCGGGGAGACTCGCGAGCAGCTGCTCGACCGCATCGACGAGCGTGTGCGCGCAGACATCGACGGCGGCCTGGCCGGCGTCGCCGATGCCGTGCTTGCCGCCCGCGAGACCAGGCCGGCGCCGATGGAATGGTCGCCGCAGGCGGTGATCGAGACCGCACTCGCGGACATCCAGTCCCGCAAGGCGGGCTGGCACCGAGGAGACCTCAGCGGAGCGATCAACGCCGCGCTGCCCGACTACCTCGGCATCACCGACGGCGCCGACGTCGGCCGACTGGTCGACACGCTCACCGAGGAGGCGCTCAAGTACGCCATCGTGCTCGACGGCAACCGCCCCGGGGACGAACACCTCCCCGCCGAGCTGCGCCTGGACAACGGCTCCAGCGTCTACCAAGCCCCCGGAGCGATGCTCTACGCCACCCCGGACCAGGTCCGCACCGAACGCGCCCTGGTCGCGGCCACCGCCACGGGCGGTGGGACGGCGCTGCCGTACGACCGGGCGCAACGGTTCATCCAGGAGCTGGCCGAGTCCGGGATCGAACTCGGGGCCGACCAGGCCGCCGCCGTCCGCGGCGTGCTGACCTCCGGTGCGCGGGTCGAGACCCTGATCGGGCCGCCCGGGACCGGGAAGTCGTTCGTCGTCGGAACGATCGCCCGCGGCTGGACCGACCCCGCCCACACCGGCGGGGAGAGTCCGCGGCGGGTCTTCGGCCTGGCGACCTCGCAGATCGCGACCGAGGTCCTCAAGTCCGAAGGGGTGATCGCGAGCAACGTCGCCGCCTGGCTCGGTGCGCAGCGTCGGCTCGCCGCCGGCCCCGGCTCGGGCGGGCCGCGTCCCGTCGACGGGGATCAGGCGTGGCGGCTGCACGGCGGGGACCTGGTGGTCGTCGACGAGTCCGCGATGACCGACACCGCCGCACTCGCCGCCATCCACAGCCATGTGGACGCGGCCGGAGCGAAGCTGCTGCTGGTCGGGGACCACCGCCAGCTCGCCGCCGTCGGGGCCGGAGGCGGGATGGACCTCATCGCACAGTCCGGCGCCAGCTACGAACTCGCCGAGGCCCGCCGGTTCACCCACGCCTGGGAGCGGGAGGCGTCGCTGCGGCTGCGCGCTGGCGACGAGACCGTGCTGCGCGAGTACCACAAGCAGGGCCGGCTGATCGACTCCGGCACCGTCGAGCAGGCCGAGCAGGCCGCGATCCGCGGCTGGCTCGGCGACACCCTCGCCGGTCGGCAGTCGCTGCTCATCGTCGACACCAACGAACAGGCGGCCCGCCTGTCCGCGGAGGTCCGCGCCGAACTCGTCCGGCTCGGTCAGGTCGCCGAGAACGGGGTGAGGCTCGGGTTGCAGGGCACCTACGCCGGGGTCGGCGATCTCGTCGAGGCCCGCACCCTGGACTGGACCGTCCAGGGCGTGGAGGGCAACACCCGCCCCGCGATCACCCGCGAGCGCTACCGGGTCCACGTCGTGCGCGACGACGGCGCACTCGAGGTCGCGGTGATCCGCGGCCGCACCCCGGACGGTGACGTCCTGGGCGAACGGATGGTGCTCCCCGCCGGCTACGTCGCCGAGCACCTGGCGCTGGGATACGCCTCGACGAAGAACGCCGCCCAGGGCGCGTCGGTCGACACCAGCCACACCGTGGCCACCCCACGGACCAGCCCGGCCGGGCTCTTGGTGCCGATGACCCGCGGCCGCGACACCAACACCGCCTACGTCGTCACCCTCGCCGCGGTCGACGACGCCGCGCAGGGCAGCGACACCCACACGCTGCACCGCGACCCCGTCGCCGTGCTCGCCCAGGTGCTGAACACCACCACCGCGGCGGACGCAGCCAACCGGTCCGCGCTCGCCACCGCCACCCAGGCCGCCACCGACGCCGGCAGCACCCGGACGGCGGGCGACCTGCTCTCCGACGCCGCACAGCTCGCCGCGACGGAACGGACCGCGACCTGGCTCGACCAGCTCGCCCAGGACGGCGTCCTCGACCCGGCCGAGCGGTCGCGGATCGCGGCGGAAGACGGCGCCGCCACGCTGACCCGGATCCTGCGCCGCGCCGAACTCGCCGGGCACGACCCGAAGCAGGTGCTGCACGACGCGATCGCCGAACGCCCCTTCGACGGGGTGCGCAACGCGTCCAACGCGATCTACAGCCGCATCCGCACCGAGCACGCCGACCAGCTCGACCCGGTCGGCGACTCCTTCACCAGCTGGACACCCCGCGTCGACAACCCCGAGTGGCGCCGCTACCTCGCCGCGCTCGCCGAGACGGCCGACCAGCGCGCCGACCAGCTCGGCGCCGAACTCGCCGACACCACGCCCGACTGGCTCACCAGCGCCATCGGACCCGCGCCCACCGACAGCGACGCCCGTGCGGAGTGGGAACGCCGCGCCGGCCTGGTCGCCGCGTACCAAGAGATGCGCGGCCACGACGACCCCGCCGACGCGCTCGGCCCCGCCCCGAAGCCGGGGCAGGTCGAGCAGTACGCCGCCTACCGCGCGGCCTGGCGGACGCTAGGCCGACCGGAGATCGAACGCGAAGAGCTCGAGATGACCGACGGCCAGCTCCGGATGTGGATCCGCGCAGCCAAGCGGGAGGAGGCGTGGGCGCCCCGGTACGTCGGCAACGAACTCGCCGGCACCCGCCAAGCCGCGGCCACGCACCGCCAGACCGCCGAGCTACGCGCCACCGAAGCCGACGCCAACTCCGCCGAGCGCGAGCGACTGCAGACCGAAGCCGCGCAGGCCCGCGCGGTCGCCGAAACTCTCGACGCGCAGGCGGAGAAGCTCCAGGTCATCGACGACGCCCGCGCGCACTTCCTCGCCGACAACGCCCGCACCCTCGGCTGCGGGCGCCGCTGCGAGGCCGAGCTCACCCGTCGCCACATCGACGACACCGAGCCCGAGCAGCTCGTCACCGCCGAGGAATGGCTCGCTGCTGACCGCCACGCGACGATCGAGGACGACCAGCACCGCGCCGTCACCGAGGCCGACCTGATCGACGACTACGCCGACCACATCGCAGCCGCACCTCATGACGTGGTTGTGGAAGCACCGGACCGCGACCTTCGCGAGATCGCTGCCGACGAACCCGCGCCGGTGAACGAGGACACCGTCCGGATCCCGACTCCGGACGAGACCGCCGACGACTACGCGAATGCGACTCGCGCGCTCGCCGAGATCAACGCCCGCCGGGCCCTCGACCTGCAGCAGGAGACCGAGCACCGGGCCGCCGAACTCGACCGCTGGCACGCCGACGACGAGGCCGCCGAGGCCGCCGATGTCGACACCGACGACACGGACAGCTATGACGAAGCGATGCCTCGTTAA
- a CDS encoding type IV secretory system conjugative DNA transfer family protein — protein sequence MNLLLLLVVLGIAAGVLWRRGSYAYALLCVLLAGFPAWALLRQLPWWGYLIAAVFGAAVGWHHLSRSAALVTRWSSQSRRKAGVASTLDIVRHASAHAMCQRAATVRPSLAELGRWARFRLPAVEVAIELCRTGWLTVWSPIEDVVMIFGGPRTGKTGWLAGRILDAPGAVLVTSTRTDLYELCAPLRARRGPVYVFNPVGLGGKAFASTITFDPLTGCTDPVTAAERASDLIAAVSRAGGGGDREFWNSHARRVLAGLLHAAALGGKSIQDVGRWVAEVDDAVREVPPLLRRSTVQAFEQDLAQFLGTNTNTRTSITSTVAPALGWLNHPDAARSAKTGAGGGFDVERLLAERATVFLLGGEETQTGPLVCALTGHIAREARALAAVAPKGRLDPNLTLALDEAALISPVPLESWTADMGGRGVTIIAAFQSRAQLLARWGEHNTATILNNCGAVMVFGGTRDRDDLQFWSTLAGDRDEPTLTTDMHGRVASRTTRRVPVLPAAQLANLPSGRVMLIRRGLAPVIGRVQMAWQRRDVRWRAFQIAHPALAARLARWAATARRWWSRLTGPVVAALRWIGALFVRFWRAVCATSARAWHWIRDHLTPTSTRDVLIDLDPPTVELPVQAAHTSNGHTHARTPGGAP from the coding sequence ATGAACCTCCTCTTGCTGCTCGTCGTGCTGGGGATCGCGGCCGGGGTGCTGTGGCGGCGCGGCTCGTACGCCTACGCCCTGCTCTGCGTCCTGCTCGCCGGGTTCCCGGCGTGGGCGCTGCTGCGCCAACTCCCGTGGTGGGGATATCTGATCGCCGCCGTGTTCGGCGCCGCGGTGGGGTGGCATCACCTGTCCCGCTCGGCCGCGCTGGTGACCCGCTGGTCCAGCCAATCCCGGCGCAAGGCCGGCGTCGCCTCCACCCTCGACATCGTGCGCCACGCCTCCGCGCACGCGATGTGCCAACGGGCTGCGACCGTCCGCCCGTCTCTGGCCGAGCTGGGCCGGTGGGCGAGGTTCCGGTTGCCGGCGGTCGAGGTCGCGATCGAGCTGTGCCGTACGGGATGGCTCACGGTGTGGTCGCCGATCGAGGACGTCGTCATGATCTTCGGCGGTCCGCGCACCGGGAAGACCGGATGGTTGGCCGGCCGGATCCTCGACGCCCCCGGCGCCGTCCTCGTCACGAGTACCCGCACCGATCTCTACGAGCTGTGCGCACCATTGCGCGCCCGGCGCGGCCCGGTGTACGTGTTCAACCCGGTCGGGCTCGGCGGGAAGGCGTTCGCCTCCACGATCACGTTCGACCCCCTGACGGGGTGCACGGATCCGGTGACCGCCGCCGAGCGGGCCAGCGACTTGATCGCTGCGGTGTCCCGGGCCGGTGGGGGTGGGGATCGGGAGTTCTGGAACAGCCATGCCCGCCGTGTGCTGGCCGGGCTGCTGCACGCCGCCGCGCTGGGCGGGAAGTCGATCCAGGACGTGGGCCGCTGGGTGGCCGAGGTCGACGACGCCGTCCGCGAGGTTCCGCCGTTGCTGCGTCGCTCGACCGTGCAGGCGTTCGAGCAGGACCTGGCCCAGTTCCTGGGCACGAACACGAACACGCGGACGTCGATCACCTCGACCGTCGCACCGGCGCTGGGGTGGCTCAACCATCCCGACGCCGCCCGCTCGGCGAAGACCGGCGCCGGGGGCGGGTTCGACGTCGAGCGGCTGCTGGCCGAGCGGGCGACGGTGTTCCTGCTCGGCGGGGAGGAGACCCAGACCGGTCCGTTGGTGTGTGCGCTGACCGGGCACATCGCCCGGGAGGCCCGCGCGCTGGCCGCGGTCGCGCCGAAAGGCCGGCTGGACCCGAACCTGACGTTGGCGCTCGACGAGGCGGCGCTGATCTCCCCGGTCCCGCTGGAGTCCTGGACCGCGGACATGGGCGGGCGCGGGGTCACGATCATCGCCGCGTTCCAGTCCCGCGCCCAGCTGCTGGCCCGGTGGGGCGAGCACAACACCGCCACGATCCTGAACAACTGCGGCGCGGTCATGGTGTTCGGCGGCACCCGCGACCGCGACGACCTGCAATTCTGGTCCACCCTCGCCGGGGACCGCGACGAGCCGACGCTGACCACGGACATGCACGGCCGGGTCGCATCGCGGACTACACGCAGGGTGCCGGTGTTGCCGGCGGCGCAGCTGGCGAACCTGCCGTCGGGCCGGGTGATGTTGATCCGGCGCGGTCTGGCCCCGGTGATCGGGCGGGTGCAGATGGCGTGGCAGCGCCGCGACGTCCGCTGGCGCGCCTTCCAGATCGCGCACCCCGCGCTGGCCGCCCGGCTCGCCCGCTGGGCCGCGACGGCGCGTCGCTGGTGGTCGCGTTTGACCGGGCCCGTTGTCGCTGCACTGCGATGGATCGGCGCCCTCTTCGTCAGGTTCTGGCGCGCCGTCTGCGCGACCAGCGCACGGGCCTGGCACTGGATCCGGGATCACCTGACCCCCACCAGCACGCGCGACGTCCTGATCGACCTCGATCCGCCGACGGTCGAGCTGCCCGTCCAGGCCGCGCACACCAGCAACGGCCACACCCACGCCCGCACACCCGGAGGTGCCCCATGA
- a CDS encoding WhiB family transcriptional regulator, producing the protein MSAPATRTTRREPVGGHVRPEDFRHRAVCRSVDPEIFFPTAVDGPEFEAQVSLAKTVCAGCPVREQCLSWALGHQPDGIAGGMTEHERRHELARRRGGRRRGRLPRPRTPQRPVNATRAEVAEAGRAAIAAGMSVRDAAGEFLVSPRTAGRWARAIHTSTTSSACSAGIGEGSAGGHRAPLQISHTATQAGTRAEGTRS; encoded by the coding sequence ATGAGCGCCCCGGCGACGAGGACGACCCGACGTGAGCCGGTCGGCGGCCACGTGCGGCCGGAGGACTTCCGGCACCGCGCGGTCTGTCGGTCGGTCGATCCGGAGATCTTCTTCCCGACCGCGGTGGACGGTCCGGAGTTCGAGGCGCAGGTGTCGCTCGCCAAGACCGTGTGCGCAGGCTGTCCAGTGCGGGAGCAGTGCTTGTCGTGGGCGCTGGGACACCAGCCGGACGGCATCGCGGGCGGGATGACCGAGCACGAACGCCGCCACGAACTGGCCCGCCGCCGTGGTGGTCGGCGGCGGGGCCGGCTCCCGCGGCCACGGACCCCGCAGCGCCCGGTGAACGCAACACGGGCCGAGGTAGCCGAGGCGGGACGGGCCGCGATCGCGGCCGGGATGTCGGTGCGGGACGCGGCGGGGGAGTTCCTGGTCTCGCCCCGCACCGCGGGCCGCTGGGCCCGCGCCATCCACACCAGCACGACGTCGAGCGCTTGCTCGGCGGGCATAGGGGAGGGGAGCGCCGGCGGCCACCGGGCTCCCCTCCAGATCTCCCACACAGCAACCCAGGCAGGGACACGAGCGGAAGGGACCCGATCCTAA
- a CDS encoding helix-turn-helix domain-containing protein, whose product MSNNRSDQPAMKRPSFYTAAETAEILRLDESTLYRHLRNGTFPGLKIGGRYVVPGAVLDRLVDDVLVTGRCVDLGGWTEQWRHDQIAALARIAAANVELPGGVA is encoded by the coding sequence GTGAGCAACAACCGATCCGACCAGCCGGCCATGAAGCGGCCGTCCTTCTACACCGCGGCCGAGACCGCCGAGATCCTCCGGCTCGATGAGTCGACGCTGTACCGGCACCTCCGCAACGGAACGTTCCCCGGGCTCAAGATCGGCGGGCGTTACGTCGTGCCTGGGGCGGTGCTGGACCGGCTTGTCGACGACGTGCTCGTCACGGGCCGCTGCGTCGACCTGGGCGGCTGGACCGAACAGTGGCGCCACGACCAGATCGCCGCGCTCGCCCGCATCGCCGCGGCGAACGTGGAGCTTCCGGGCGGGGTGGCCTGA
- a CDS encoding helix-turn-helix domain-containing protein has translation MSQDWPAVGAAIRARLDDRGMTMTELATRSGVSLTTVRELVHVLNERRRQPRTLASLSSALDWPADHLGAVLRGRSTDDIPTDDLAAIRRDLRDLRHRVEALERENGSPS, from the coding sequence ATGAGCCAGGACTGGCCGGCTGTCGGCGCGGCGATCCGCGCCCGGCTGGACGACCGCGGCATGACGATGACGGAGCTGGCCACGCGGTCCGGCGTCTCGCTCACGACGGTCCGTGAACTGGTGCACGTTCTCAACGAGCGCCGACGGCAGCCACGCACGCTGGCGTCGCTGTCGAGCGCACTCGACTGGCCTGCCGATCACCTCGGCGCAGTTCTCCGCGGACGCTCGACCGACGACATCCCGACCGACGACCTCGCCGCAATCCGACGCGACCTCCGTGACCTGCGTCACCGCGTCGAGGCGTTGGAACGCGAGAACGGCTCTCCCTCGTAG
- a CDS encoding XRE family transcriptional regulator, with amino-acid sequence MPTNERLVALMTEAGFLDGRGEVGRKRFARAVNDSAAGRAAGKRFNHTYVSRWVSGVSPRDDATRNAIREALAVRLGRRVSPDELGFRSTLSFSPDVGLAYPYRPDDGVSSVAELLEADLAGTAALSNAPANVGAWHDASVAWLVDAQQQLGSGSGPKKVGASDVERLRTMRSTFDRIDSTFGGAHARNALVQYLRGQLPQLLRAQCTADVRATLFSAAGESTQLAAWMSYDAGHHGLAQRYFIQALGFADAGGDRLLAASILDAMSHQASFLGRYREAANMARAARLGTESTGVAILTSHFYAMEARALARLGDATACDRAMGAAIEHFERHTPGDGPAWLDYFDDAELAAELGHCHRDLGRPNQAIEFATRALDSASGDYVRSDFFVAMVLADAHLDRGDVDEGCQIAAQAFTVGEGLESARCHSYVNEFRERLARHRRVPSVREFAASVRETRMWSRSESSLL; translated from the coding sequence GTGCCGACGAACGAACGCCTCGTCGCACTCATGACCGAAGCCGGCTTCCTCGACGGACGCGGTGAGGTCGGCCGGAAGAGGTTCGCGCGGGCCGTCAACGACTCCGCGGCGGGGCGCGCCGCAGGGAAGCGGTTCAACCACACCTACGTCAGTCGCTGGGTGTCCGGCGTCTCTCCCCGGGACGACGCGACCCGCAACGCGATCCGGGAGGCCCTCGCCGTCCGGCTCGGCCGGCGCGTCTCGCCCGACGAACTCGGGTTCCGGTCGACGCTCTCCTTCTCACCGGACGTCGGCCTCGCCTACCCCTACCGCCCTGACGACGGCGTGAGCAGCGTCGCCGAGCTGCTCGAAGCCGATCTCGCGGGAACCGCCGCTCTCAGCAACGCCCCGGCCAACGTCGGCGCCTGGCACGACGCCTCGGTGGCGTGGCTGGTGGATGCGCAACAGCAGCTCGGCTCGGGCTCGGGCCCGAAGAAGGTCGGCGCGTCCGACGTCGAGCGGCTACGCACGATGCGATCGACGTTCGACCGCATCGACAGCACCTTCGGCGGCGCGCACGCGCGCAACGCCCTCGTGCAGTACCTCCGCGGCCAGCTGCCCCAGCTCCTACGCGCGCAGTGCACCGCCGACGTCCGCGCCACCCTCTTCTCTGCAGCCGGCGAGTCGACGCAGCTCGCCGCGTGGATGTCGTACGACGCCGGGCACCACGGACTCGCGCAGCGCTACTTCATCCAGGCACTCGGGTTCGCCGACGCCGGAGGAGACCGGTTGCTCGCGGCGAGCATCCTCGACGCGATGAGCCACCAAGCCAGCTTCCTCGGCCGGTACCGGGAAGCAGCGAACATGGCCCGAGCGGCACGACTCGGGACGGAGTCAACAGGCGTCGCGATCCTGACGTCGCACTTCTACGCGATGGAAGCGCGCGCACTCGCCCGACTCGGCGACGCGACGGCATGCGACCGAGCGATGGGCGCCGCGATCGAGCACTTCGAGCGGCACACTCCGGGCGACGGACCTGCGTGGCTCGACTACTTCGACGACGCCGAACTTGCGGCAGAGCTGGGTCACTGTCACCGCGACCTCGGCCGGCCGAACCAAGCGATCGAGTTTGCGACGCGCGCACTGGACTCGGCGTCGGGCGACTACGTTCGCAGTGACTTCTTCGTGGCGATGGTCCTCGCTGACGCGCACCTCGACCGCGGCGACGTCGACGAGGGATGCCAGATTGCCGCGCAAGCGTTCACCGTCGGCGAAGGTCTGGAGTCGGCGCGCTGCCACAGCTACGTCAACGAGTTCCGAGAACGGCTCGCGCGTCATCGGCGGGTGCCCAGCGTGCGCGAGTTCGCCGCCAGCGTTCGTGAGACACGGATGTGGTCGCGAAGTGAGAGTTCGCTGCTATAG
- a CDS encoding phosphotransferase family protein: MAELATSSSEALTETTARRALTHACQQVGLPHGNAELIRIGSNAVFRVDAASIARVAPSLAHRENAQKQIDVARWLRDIDYPATRALDVEQPVEAEGRIVTFWESISLETRYAPIRDVARLTRRLHDLQLPPKLALPALQPFGALEEPFPDLPAIPRADAQFLRERLEWARSQFPVLPFVLPPGVVHGDANVGNVLVDDEGRAILIDLDSFSTGPREWDLVQTALFYDRLGWHTRDEYMEFVDVYGFDLMSWPGYGELADMREIAMTTWLCRKAGDSAKTAAEAMKRVSAIRTGSSRQDWGAY, translated from the coding sequence ATGGCCGAACTCGCGACCAGCTCTAGCGAAGCGCTCACGGAGACCACTGCCCGTCGGGCGTTGACCCATGCGTGTCAACAGGTCGGGCTTCCGCATGGCAATGCCGAGCTGATCCGCATCGGCTCCAACGCGGTGTTCAGGGTGGATGCGGCGTCCATCGCGCGGGTGGCGCCGTCGCTGGCACACCGCGAGAACGCGCAGAAGCAGATCGACGTCGCCCGCTGGTTGCGGGACATCGACTACCCCGCGACGCGCGCGCTTGACGTCGAGCAGCCCGTCGAGGCCGAGGGCCGGATCGTGACGTTCTGGGAGTCGATCTCCTTAGAGACCCGCTACGCCCCGATCCGCGACGTCGCGAGACTGACGCGCCGGCTCCACGACCTCCAGCTACCACCGAAGCTAGCTCTCCCGGCACTTCAGCCATTTGGAGCGCTTGAAGAGCCGTTTCCGGACCTTCCAGCCATTCCTAGAGCTGACGCGCAATTCCTGCGTGAGCGGCTCGAATGGGCACGCTCGCAGTTCCCGGTCCTCCCGTTCGTCCTTCCGCCCGGCGTCGTGCACGGCGATGCCAATGTAGGCAACGTCTTGGTCGACGATGAAGGTCGAGCAATCCTCATCGACCTAGACAGTTTTTCCACCGGCCCCCGCGAATGGGATCTTGTGCAGACCGCATTGTTCTACGATCGGCTCGGCTGGCACACGCGCGATGAGTACATGGAGTTCGTGGACGTGTACGGATTCGATCTGATGTCCTGGCCCGGTTACGGTGAACTTGCTGACATGCGTGAGATTGCGATGACAACGTGGCTGTGCAGAAAGGCCGGGGACTCGGCCAAGACTGCAGCGGAGGCCATGAAGAGAGTGTCGGCGATTCGGACGGGCTCGAGCAGACAGGATTGGGGCGCCTACTAG